A single region of the Triticum dicoccoides isolate Atlit2015 ecotype Zavitan chromosome 2B, WEW_v2.0, whole genome shotgun sequence genome encodes:
- the LOC119362896 gene encoding uncharacterized protein LOC119362896: MDFDFDCAAASPGGQWMGETASRRRQRRLSSSSLRAYLTPAFDAVAAGGKGGISPSSYSSGGLELGFDASLLRLRRTCFSANAELDSRRLLYSPQSPPQQQQQARPRPVYAMADHEAAYLYAPKRQAGGLTGAPGFPELKQTFSNFRSPDGAVIPGNMPDLLSTPKPGSTTPSRQAMSAAAQPTEEEEDLIAEALYGHSGRRRLPIFREICPE, encoded by the exons ATGGACTTCGACTTCgactgcgccgccgcctcgcccggcgGCCAGTGGATGGGCGAGACGGCGTCGCGGCGCCGGCAGCGCCGCCTCTCGTCCTCGTCGCTGAGGGCGTACCTCACCCCGGCcttcgacgccgtcgccgccggcggCAAGGGGGGCATCTCCCCTTCCTCGTATTCGTCGGGCGGGCTGGAGCTCGGGTTCGACGCgtccctcctccgcctccgccgcacCTGCTTCTCCGCCAACGCGGAGCTGGACAGCCGCCGCCTCCTCTACTCGCCGcagtcgccgccgcagcagcagcagcaggcgcgGCCGCGGCCGGTGTACGCGATGGCGGACCATGAGGCGGCCTACCTCTACGCGCCGAAACGTCAG GCTGGCGGGCTCACTGGCGCTCCAGGTTTCCCCGAACTCAAGCAGACATTTTCCAACTTCCGATCACCAGATGGTGCCGTCATCCCAGGAAACATGCCGGACCTTCTGTCGACACCGAAACCCGGTTCAACGACACCTTCAAGGCAGGCGATGTCTGCAGCAGCACAGCcaacagaggaggaagaagacctgATAGCCGAGGCCCTCTACGGGCACAGCGGCCGCCGCCGGCTGCCCATCTTCAGGGAAATCTGCCCGGAATGA
- the LOC119362897 gene encoding uncharacterized protein LOC119362897 — protein sequence MCGKGQNNGLASPAGTSSTATAIVVLASLLLAASVAVFLVSPPAPAAADGKPPEPVELAIGVAGHEGWLDALRAWAKLACLRLRPLEPRCDLRSPGSMKKAARQSLAMGKEAVEHTAVSAARAAEETIGRTTEKVRRKVSSPSPSPSAPRADGDL from the exons ATGTGCGGAAAGGGCCAGAACAACGGGCTCGCGTCGCCGGCGGGGACAAGCAGCACGGCGACCGCCATCGTCGTTCTCGCGTCGCTGCTCCTCGCGGCCTCGGTCGCTGTCTTCCTTGtgtcgccgccggcgccggcggctgCGGATGGGAAGCCCCCTGAGCCGGTGGAGCTCGCCATCGGCGTCGCCGGGCACGAGGGCTGGCTGGACGCGCTCCGGGCGTGGGCCAAGCTGGCGTGTCTCAGGCTCCGCCCGCTCGAGCCAAG GTGTGATCTGAGGAGCCCGGGGTCGATGAAGAAGGCGGCCAGGCAGAGCCTGGCGATGGGCAAGGAGGCCGTGGAGCACACGGCGgtgtccgccgcgagggccgccgaggAGACCATCGGGAGGACCACGGAGAAGGTGCGGAGGAAGgtctcctcgccgtcgccgtcgccgtccgcgCCACGCGCCGATGGAGACCTGTGA